A window of Mercenaria mercenaria strain notata chromosome 16, MADL_Memer_1, whole genome shotgun sequence contains these coding sequences:
- the LOC123541482 gene encoding uncharacterized protein LOC123541482, translating into MSNFLTTILLVFLGLCNAHCTLEDHDKKCLRQDKILREYEQTFEKQNEQLKQQDEILKMYERKLEIQKLRRSVAEGAAFSVQLSVKQTHIGLKQTIKYDKVHLNDGNGYSVHSGVFTAPQSGVYMFSYFLGHGYEPAQAWLELMHNGDKINAVVFDTFHSYED; encoded by the exons ATGAGTAACTTTCTGACAACAATTCTTTTGGTTTTCCTCGGCTTATGCAACGCCCACTGCACACTAGAAGATCACGACAAAAAATGTTTGAGACAAGATAAGATACTGAGAGAATATGAACAGACTTTTGAAAAGCAGAATGAACAACTGAAGCAGCAAGATGAGATACTGAAAATGTATGAAAGAAAACTAGAAATCCAAA AATTAAGAAGATCTGTTGCCGAAGGAGCAGCCTTCTCCGTTCAGTTGTCTGTGAAGCAAACTCATATTGGTCTTAAACAAACCATTAAATACGACAAAGTACACCTGAATGATGGAAACGGTTACAGTGTACATTCGGGCGTCTTTACAGCACCGCAATCTGGG GTGTATATGTTTAGTTACTTTCTCGGTCATGGATATGAACCTGCGCAAGCCTGGCTTGAGCTTATGCACAACGGAGATAAAATCAACGCTGTCGTTTTTGATACGTTTCACAGTTACGAGGATTGA